In Arthrobacter sp. MN05-02, the genomic stretch CCTGGTGGAACAGCTCGTCGCCGTGGGCGCCGCGGTCACCGTCGTCGATCTCCGCCTGCATCGCCCGGAGCGCGTCGTCGATGGCGGCGAGATCGGCGTCGGTGCGCCGCACGGCCGCCAGGGCCGCCAGCTTCACCTCCAGGGTGCTGCGCGCCTCCACGATGTCGGGCAGGCGGCTCCGGTGCTCGCGCAGCCCCTTGATGACGCTCGCGACACTCGCACGGTGCCGGAGCACGGCACCCGTGCCGTGCTGGACGTCGATGACGCCGAGGACCTCGAGGGCCACGAGCGCCTGGGCGAGCGTCGCCCGCGAGACGCCGAGGCGCTCGGCGAGATCCCGCTCCGCAGGGAGGAGGTCGCCCGGGCGGAGCCTCGCCGATTCGATGTAGCCCAGCAGCTGTTCGACGAGCTGCTCGTACAGGCGAGGACGTGCAAGGCGCCCCAAGGGTTGCGGATCAACGGCGTCGGTCATCCCTGTTCTCCCCGGATAGTAGTGGGCCCATGGTACCGGTGAACGATTGACACGGACACCCGGTCTCCTACAGGCTAGGCCAGTGCCCCTGTAACTCAGGTCACAGGATCCACGAACCGTCCGTCGCCCGCTGGAGGATAACGATGTCCGCTCCACTCCTATCGATCATCATCCTCGCGGCGATGTTCCTGATAGCCACCCTGCTGCCCATCAACATGGGAGCCCTCGCCTTCGTGGGGGCCTTCCTGCTCGGTGCCGTCTTCCTCGGCATGGAGACCGACGACATCATCGCCGAGTTCCCCGGCGGGCTGTTCCTCACCCTCGTCGGGGTCACCTACCTGTTCGCCATCGCCCAGAACAACGGCACCATCGACCTGCTGGTCCAGGGCGCGGTGAAGCTCGTCCGCAACCGCGTGGCCCTCATCCCGTGGGTCATGTTCCTCATCACGGCCGTCATCACCGCCGTCGGCGCGCTCGGTCCTGCGGCCGTGGCCATCATGGCGCCCGTGGCGCTCGGCTTCGCGGCGCGCCACAAGATCTCACCGCTGCTCATGGGCATGATGGTGGTCCACGGCGCACAGGCCGGCGGTTTCTCGCCCATCGCCGTGTACGGGGTGATCGTGAACGACATCGTCGGCGAGTCCGGCTTCGAGTCGAGCCCGCTCGCCGTGTTCCTGTCGAGCTTCATCTTCAACCTGCTGATCGCCGTCGTGCTCTTCATCGTCCTCGGCGGCCGCACGCTCCTGTCCTCGCGCATCTCGCACTTCGTCGAGGAGGCCGCCGAGGCTCGCATGAGCGCCAGCCCCGGAGCCCGCAGGGCCGATGTCGCCTACAAGGGGACCGGCAGCGGCACCTACGGACCGCGTGACCCCGCCGGCGACGGCACCGCCGCCGTGAAGTCCCGTGAGGACCGCGTCTCGCAGGCCGCCACCATCCTCGGCCTGATCGCGCTCGCAGTGATCGCCCTCGGATTCCAGGTCGACGTCGGATTCGTCGCCATCACGGTCGCCGT encodes the following:
- a CDS encoding GntR family transcriptional regulator, whose translation is MTDAVDPQPLGRLARPRLYEQLVEQLLGYIESARLRPGDLLPAERDLAERLGVSRATLAQALVALEVLGVIDVQHGTGAVLRHRASVASVIKGLREHRSRLPDIVEARSTLEVKLAALAAVRRTDADLAAIDDALRAMQAEIDDGDRGAHGDELFHQAVTGAAHSPVMAQLMAFIGEMVLETRLESLAQPGRPEQSLASHRGIAEAIRAQDAAAAADAMERHIELVSDVALLQ